From Flavobacterium arcticum, the proteins below share one genomic window:
- a CDS encoding phage tail protein — protein sequence MATDDGSVEGATWPMPKFRFEVDLGTELTKVAFQEVSGMDVENQIIEYRKSNSPLFSTEKMPGIAKYGNVTMKRGVFVNDNTFWNWHAEITMNTIKRRTVLIKLLDEKGDVTMQWQLNNAWPTKITSTDLKSDGNEVAIDTLEIAHEQLIITNGKSS from the coding sequence ATGGCAACAGATGACGGAAGCGTAGAAGGCGCAACGTGGCCCATGCCCAAGTTTAGGTTCGAAGTAGATCTTGGAACCGAACTAACAAAAGTAGCTTTTCAGGAAGTATCGGGTATGGATGTAGAAAACCAAATTATAGAATATCGAAAAAGTAATAGTCCTTTGTTTTCTACCGAGAAAATGCCAGGCATTGCCAAGTATGGTAATGTAACTATGAAAAGAGGTGTATTTGTAAATGATAACACTTTTTGGAACTGGCATGCAGAAATAACAATGAATACCATTAAAAGAAGAACAGTACTTATAAAACTGCTTGATGAGAAAGGCGATGTTACTATGCAATGGCAGCTAAACAATGCATGGCCTACAAAAATTACCAGTACCGACCTGAAGTCAGACGGAAATGAGGTAGCGATTGACACGCTTGAAATAGCACATGAACAACTAATAATAACAAATGGAAAATCATCCTAA